From a single Desulfomonilia bacterium genomic region:
- a CDS encoding YkgJ family cysteine cluster protein: protein MKEKREEYNPCLACGACCAYFRVSFYWGECDDAKEGGVPAGLTEKLNDFRAVMKGTNRPEPRCIALEGEIGKAVRCTIYERRPQVCRDIPFSWADGLPEEKCDKSRQAWGLKKLEKKS, encoded by the coding sequence ATGAAAGAAAAAAGAGAAGAATATAATCCGTGTCTTGCATGCGGTGCTTGCTGTGCATATTTCAGGGTATCTTTTTACTGGGGTGAATGCGACGATGCAAAAGAGGGCGGTGTGCCTGCAGGGCTTACAGAAAAGCTGAACGATTTCAGGGCCGTTATGAAAGGCACGAACCGCCCGGAACCCAGATGCATTGCACTTGAAGGAGAAATAGGCAAGGCGGTCCGCTGCACTATTTATGAGAGACGTCCACAGGTCTGCCGGGATATACCTTTTTCATGGGCGGACGGTCTGCCCGAGGAGAAATGCGACAAATCGCGCCAGGCATGGGGTCTTAAAAAACTTGAAAAAAAATCATAG
- a CDS encoding methyltransferase domain-containing protein, whose protein sequence is MKTRIGSINALYPMPVVLVGALVGGKPNFITVAHVGILNASAPHLVSIGLGKVHFTNKGIKENRTFSINIPSEDMMRKVDYAGLVSGKKTDKSNLFDITTGELGTAPMINECPVSMECKVVNIIELPTHDVFIGEITSTYSDESVMKGTRIDIGKIRPILFDMASRMYYSLGRPIGNCWDEKNRTLFEEELQNRGEEKTYKWNAHDYARNSSVQKAFGVELIEKMQLKGNESILDIGCGDGKLTEMIAERIPDGHVIGIDNSPDMISYAKETYSNIRNLKFMQVDAQKMLFDDTFDIAFSNAALHWVKDHKALLAGVKKGLKPGGRILFQMGGRGNVNEIMAAITETISLPEWKEYFKDTGSPYNFYGPDEYRMLLKHAGLEPVRMELIPKEMKFDSRDGLVSWVRTTCLPYTLIVPEDRRDAFIEGIVELYLSKNPADIDGTIHLKAVRLEIEATKPISNGLI, encoded by the coding sequence ATGAAGACTAGAATCGGCAGTATCAATGCACTGTACCCGATGCCTGTCGTTCTTGTAGGAGCCCTTGTCGGCGGTAAACCAAACTTTATCACCGTCGCACATGTAGGGATATTGAATGCCAGTGCTCCCCACCTCGTATCCATAGGTCTGGGAAAAGTACATTTTACCAACAAGGGCATAAAGGAAAACAGGACATTCAGTATAAACATCCCTTCAGAGGATATGATGCGCAAGGTCGACTACGCCGGTCTTGTTTCAGGGAAAAAAACCGACAAATCAAATCTCTTTGACATAACCACGGGTGAACTCGGAACCGCGCCCATGATAAACGAATGCCCGGTATCCATGGAGTGCAAGGTGGTAAACATTATAGAGCTCCCCACTCATGATGTTTTCATTGGAGAAATAACATCTACATATTCCGATGAATCGGTAATGAAAGGCACCCGCATAGACATCGGCAAGATACGCCCCATTCTTTTCGATATGGCAAGTCGTATGTATTATTCACTGGGACGTCCCATCGGCAATTGCTGGGATGAAAAGAACAGAACCCTTTTCGAGGAAGAGCTTCAGAACAGGGGTGAAGAAAAAACATACAAATGGAACGCACATGATTATGCCAGAAATTCCTCGGTCCAGAAGGCGTTCGGGGTCGAATTGATCGAGAAGATGCAGTTGAAAGGCAATGAATCCATCCTTGATATCGGCTGCGGCGACGGCAAGCTCACCGAAATGATCGCCGAAAGGATACCTGACGGTCATGTAATCGGCATAGACAATTCCCCGGACATGATCAGCTATGCGAAGGAAACCTATTCAAACATCCGTAACCTCAAGTTCATGCAGGTCGATGCCCAGAAGATGCTCTTTGACGATACCTTCGATATAGCTTTTTCAAATGCGGCGCTTCACTGGGTGAAAGACCACAAGGCGCTTCTTGCAGGTGTCAAGAAAGGGCTCAAACCTGGCGGCAGGATCCTTTTCCAGATGGGTGGCAGGGGCAATGTAAACGAAATCATGGCGGCGATTACAGAGACCATATCATTGCCTGAATGGAAGGAATATTTCAAGGATACAGGCTCCCCTTATAATTTTTACGGGCCTGACGAGTACCGCATGCTTCTCAAACATGCCGGTCTTGAACCGGTCAGGATGGAGCTTATCCCCAAAGAAATGAAGTTTGATTCAAGAGACGGCCTTGTAAGCTGGGTTAGGACTACCTGTCTCCCCTACACTCTTATCGTCCCTGAAGACAGGAGAGACGCCTTTATCGAAGGCATCGTTGAACTGTATCTGTCAAAAAATCCGGCCGATATTGACGGAACCATTCACCTGAAGGCCGTAAGACTTGAGATAGAAGCGACAAAACCGATTTCCAACGGCTTGATTTGA
- a CDS encoding PAS domain S-box protein, whose translation MDIKDLITNLEDWKMSCLIETTSEFGASAAVMYRFDNDMFVFEMGWPRDLPDFLLKLDISRSHPRALEKLKTNFPYAESIDMYPHDLKEILFSNGTKEMLFTPIFINNRLWGCLCIIYKENRLHINHIPAATVIADRIARQFNLYDLAHKSKEADDRLRTFLELIGEAYCTINEDGIITSIADNIAHFNDMKKEDMVGQNFLNFIHPEDHSRILKIVDMSKLGKINTEGRLRIRGGNWIWCKAYFMPIFETCDGNKIFRGNIIVMIYIHDLKTQILEMTSSLNEYEAFFTNMEAAFMFLDQDYNIFKASPQCSRLIGYEQAYILGKCMKDIIHPEDIDKLPVFSDETSYRFIVPGGCRLLMNDGTYRPFLCEFGPCSIGTGGIVYPLIIKKTGATQGNGT comes from the coding sequence ATGGACATTAAAGACCTGATTACGAATCTTGAAGACTGGAAGATGAGCTGCCTGATAGAAACAACCTCCGAATTCGGCGCATCTGCCGCGGTCATGTACAGATTCGACAATGATATGTTTGTGTTCGAAATGGGCTGGCCTAGAGACCTGCCTGACTTTCTTCTCAAGCTCGACATTTCCCGTTCGCACCCCAGGGCCCTTGAAAAGCTGAAAACCAATTTTCCCTATGCGGAAAGCATCGATATGTACCCTCACGATTTGAAGGAGATTCTCTTTTCAAACGGAACGAAGGAGATGCTTTTCACTCCGATCTTCATCAATAACAGGCTCTGGGGATGCCTTTGCATCATATATAAGGAAAACCGGCTGCACATCAATCATATCCCTGCAGCAACCGTGATAGCGGACAGGATTGCAAGACAGTTTAACCTTTACGATCTTGCTCATAAATCGAAAGAAGCTGATGACAGACTGAGAACCTTTCTTGAACTGATCGGAGAGGCCTATTGCACAATCAATGAAGACGGCATCATAACCAGTATCGCCGACAATATTGCACATTTCAATGATATGAAAAAGGAGGATATGGTCGGACAGAACTTCCTTAACTTCATTCATCCGGAAGACCATTCACGGATATTGAAGATAGTTGACATGTCAAAGCTCGGCAAAATAAACACGGAAGGCAGACTTCGGATCAGAGGCGGCAACTGGATATGGTGCAAGGCGTACTTCATGCCCATATTCGAGACCTGTGACGGCAACAAGATTTTCAGGGGTAACATCATAGTGATGATTTATATCCACGATCTCAAGACCCAGATTCTTGAGATGACCTCATCCCTTAATGAATATGAAGCATTCTTTACAAATATGGAGGCGGCCTTTATGTTCCTGGATCAGGATTATAATATCTTCAAGGCCTCACCCCAATGTTCGCGGCTGATCGGTTATGAACAGGCTTATATTCTTGGAAAATGCATGAAGGATATAATCCACCCTGAAGACATCGATAAACTTCCTGTGTTTTCAGACGAAACATCCTACAGGTTCATTGTTCCAGGCGGATGCCGGCTCCTTATGAATGACGGGACATACAGGCCGTTTTTATGTGAATTCGGACCATGTTCTATCGGAACGGGCGGCATAGTATATCCGCTCATTATCAAGAAGACAGGTGCAACACAGGGAAATGGAACATGA
- a CDS encoding TetR/AcrR family transcriptional regulator produces the protein MERKFHKVTFDRIPEEKRERILAASLIEFAANGFKGTNVSTIARAAGISIGAVYKYFPSKEDLFMTVIDYGYQDLDKVLLEIVGHEGDIFDKIERILRAAINYSREKPQVIQVYLHCTTEGLPELAKKMSQKIETISARYYRELVAEASRSGVIAPDIDEGAAAFFLDSLFLIFQFSYACTYYNERMQIFAGLSADDDETMISRFMQFVKKGLGAKF, from the coding sequence ATGGAAAGAAAATTCCACAAGGTCACGTTTGACAGAATACCCGAGGAAAAGCGCGAGCGCATACTGGCCGCTTCGCTTATTGAATTTGCGGCTAACGGATTCAAAGGCACAAATGTCAGCACCATAGCCAGAGCGGCAGGCATAAGCATAGGCGCGGTTTACAAGTATTTCCCGTCAAAGGAAGACCTCTTCATGACCGTTATCGATTACGGTTATCAGGACCTCGATAAAGTGCTCCTTGAGATCGTAGGCCATGAAGGCGACATCTTTGATAAAATTGAACGCATCCTAAGGGCCGCAATAAATTATTCAAGGGAAAAGCCCCAGGTGATACAGGTTTATCTGCACTGTACAACCGAAGGGCTGCCGGAGCTCGCCAAAAAAATGTCCCAGAAGATAGAAACCATATCCGCCAGATATTACAGAGAGCTTGTCGCAGAGGCTTCCCGAAGCGGGGTCATAGCACCAGATATCGATGAAGGGGCCGCAGCCTTTTTCCTTGACAGCCTGTTTCTTATCTTCCAGTTTTCCTATGCCTGTACATACTATAACGAGCGCATGCAGATCTTTGCAGGCCTCAGCGCCGATGACGACGAAACCATGATAAGCCGCTTCATGCAGTTCGTAAAAAAAGGCCTTGGCGCGAAGTTTTGA
- a CDS encoding class I SAM-dependent methyltransferase: MDLHNKESESNMSYVRCNLCGADNTELVFEKDGFSHVKCKICGLVYVNPRLDDIINNQNIIGNNFISEHDGINETAQIDYSGKRMLRLQREARGYLKYKTKGHIIDIGCGTGGFLKAARDTGWNYPEGIEIVETIAEYARKFFPVHTKPVEDTYLQENHFDVARLNNVIEHLSDPKRVVSEIFRILRPGGLFVLSTPNIDSISVKMCGKKWQYFGGDDHIYLFSPETLKRMLNEAGFEIISIQTKGTHLAPKHHNKDRTKFELLQDKIIKPIEKVTDRVVRHTLLGHRLKIMAVKP, translated from the coding sequence ATGGATTTACATAACAAAGAGTCTGAATCAAACATGTCATATGTCAGGTGCAATCTATGTGGGGCTGACAATACTGAGCTTGTTTTTGAAAAAGACGGGTTCAGTCATGTAAAGTGTAAAATCTGCGGGCTGGTTTACGTTAATCCCAGGCTTGATGATATAATCAATAACCAGAACATAATTGGGAATAATTTCATCAGCGAGCATGACGGGATTAATGAAACTGCGCAAATTGATTACTCCGGCAAAAGAATGCTCAGACTTCAAAGGGAAGCCAGAGGATATCTGAAATATAAAACAAAAGGGCATATCATCGATATCGGATGCGGAACAGGTGGATTTCTCAAAGCAGCAAGAGATACAGGCTGGAATTACCCCGAAGGGATTGAAATAGTTGAAACCATTGCAGAATACGCCCGTAAATTTTTCCCTGTTCATACCAAGCCTGTCGAGGATACCTATCTGCAGGAAAATCATTTTGATGTAGCAAGACTCAATAATGTCATTGAGCATCTGTCCGATCCGAAACGTGTTGTTTCAGAAATCTTCAGAATTCTTAGGCCTGGAGGGCTGTTTGTCCTGTCCACACCGAATATCGATTCAATCTCGGTGAAGATGTGCGGTAAAAAATGGCAATATTTCGGAGGGGATGACCATATATACCTTTTTTCGCCTGAGACCCTAAAGAGAATGCTTAATGAAGCCGGTTTTGAAATCATAAGTATACAGACAAAAGGAACTCATTTGGCTCCGAAGCATCATAACAAAGACAGGACAAAGTTTGAACTGCTTCAAGATAAGATTATAAAGCCTATTGAGAAGGTAACAGATCGGGTTGTAAGACATACATTGCTGGGCCACAGGTTAAAGATTATGGCAGTTAAACCCTGA
- a CDS encoding phospholipase A, whose translation MIRCKNLSRTIFLTCLLMVTGLPVLVMADENPDSCAAITDDKARLNCYDEKARLKPEVSADSEKATAMTQESQKQISYLSKKWQLDEESRKNPFAIMTHRANYILLLDYNFNPNTEPYKKAFPNFDMQNEEVKFQLSLKVKLWESMFKSKADLWFGYTQLSFWQLYNTSESCPFLETNYEPEILINYRMDADIFGIMRNRFIQVGFDHQSNGLGGSLSRSWNRIVANFGFERGPFDLVLKTWLRIPENEDDDDNPDIIDYLGHGEIVMGYHYKDWAVGLMFRNNLKLNDNRSGLELDLSFPLVHSINGYVQYFAGYGQSLIDYDHFDNSLGIGVIVKDW comes from the coding sequence ATGATCCGTTGCAAAAATCTTTCAAGGACAATCTTTCTGACATGCCTGCTTATGGTGACGGGGTTGCCGGTACTCGTCATGGCTGATGAGAACCCCGATTCCTGTGCGGCAATCACTGATGATAAGGCAAGGCTTAACTGCTATGATGAAAAAGCCAGGCTCAAGCCGGAGGTGTCTGCAGACAGTGAGAAAGCAACAGCCATGACGCAAGAGTCCCAAAAACAAATAAGCTATCTCTCGAAAAAATGGCAGCTCGATGAGGAGAGCAGAAAAAATCCCTTTGCAATAATGACCCACAGGGCAAACTACATTCTCCTTCTGGACTACAACTTCAATCCGAACACCGAACCCTATAAAAAGGCCTTTCCGAATTTCGACATGCAGAACGAAGAGGTTAAATTCCAGTTGAGCCTCAAGGTCAAGCTCTGGGAAAGCATGTTCAAGAGTAAGGCTGACCTCTGGTTCGGCTATACGCAGTTGAGCTTCTGGCAACTTTACAACACAAGCGAGTCATGTCCTTTTCTTGAGACAAATTACGAGCCCGAGATTCTAATAAACTACAGGATGGATGCGGATATTTTTGGCATCATGAGGAACAGATTCATCCAGGTGGGTTTCGATCACCAGTCCAACGGGCTGGGCGGGTCTCTTTCCAGAAGCTGGAACCGCATAGTCGCCAATTTCGGATTCGAACGCGGGCCTTTCGACCTGGTGCTCAAAACATGGCTGCGTATTCCAGAGAATGAAGACGATGACGACAATCCCGACATAATCGACTATCTGGGGCATGGCGAGATAGTTATGGGTTATCACTACAAAGACTGGGCCGTCGGTCTCATGTTTCGCAACAACCTGAAGCTTAATGACAACAGAAGCGGCCTCGAACTGGATCTGAGTTTTCCACTGGTTCACTCCATAAACGGCTATGTGCAATACTTTGCCGGATATGGTCAGAGCCTGATCGATTATGACCATTTCGACAACAGCCTGGGAATAGGCGTAATCGTAAAAGATTGGTAG
- a CDS encoding PASTA domain-containing protein — protein MQRNMKLILIMMPLVLLAGCIFSSSPPEGNIPLTWGSTQTFNVKGLGTYQWYVNDAPVSGATQAVFTFNSMDYGLGTYEIKVKSIFVVNAERTWKVIVKLPPSVVPAANNCDDIVNAGLVCSKVQNCSDTYPKGTVISQSPKAGIYAPAGATVTLTISSGICSNEVEVPAAIGCSDITAAGLVCEIQQSCSPSIPAGIVIRQSPPAGTMVQPGTTVSLLISTGPCTIEKPVPIVTSCDDVEEAGFVCSRTRLCSNTVPAGYVITQSPEAGAMVLPGSTIQLAISTGLCGATVPDATTCEEITAAGLICNRVFYCSDEVPQGGVIGISPPPGTGLTYGSTVNLILSNGRCTVPVPDAASCDDVTAAGFVCSTSSTCSNSIPAGGVISQSPAPGTMVTPGSTVQLIISSGVCAQELPAPQNVKASDVILTSVTNPLLNHNLNDRVRITWNAVANAGKYEIYRADSPIGTYNLIGTVDAPTTTYDDMQTETLTLPDLPTDLTAANIDAYELIARPIMNDFKNFKYYKVKACSTSPSYTNSILSSYDEGRIDYTLEEFYMVAKLAAGAPLARVMIQDPNPNIGTDETYYDTCGDGNVHFTVALSGLSGLIKVIFTNYVDSLIYITALHSVDCTGNRRIIINGTVSGTVNTSFNGTFTGNLAFTGNYAGTFTNINLPVVNKTIGAGTVTVRYNGQEAAGHAFGL, from the coding sequence ATGCAGCGAAACATGAAGCTCATTCTGATCATGATGCCGCTGGTTCTTTTGGCCGGGTGCATATTCTCGTCCTCGCCGCCCGAGGGCAATATCCCGCTTACATGGGGAAGTACCCAGACGTTCAATGTGAAAGGCCTTGGGACCTACCAGTGGTATGTGAACGATGCACCGGTATCCGGCGCGACTCAGGCCGTATTTACATTCAACAGCATGGATTACGGTCTGGGCACATACGAAATCAAGGTGAAGTCAATTTTTGTGGTAAATGCAGAACGAACATGGAAGGTCATCGTGAAACTGCCTCCCTCTGTAGTTCCGGCCGCCAATAACTGCGACGATATAGTAAACGCAGGCCTTGTCTGCTCCAAGGTGCAGAACTGCAGCGATACTTATCCTAAGGGGACCGTGATCAGCCAGTCGCCAAAAGCAGGGATTTACGCGCCTGCGGGAGCAACAGTGACTCTCACCATTTCGAGCGGCATCTGCTCGAACGAGGTTGAGGTGCCTGCCGCCATCGGATGTTCGGACATAACTGCCGCCGGACTTGTTTGCGAGATCCAGCAGAGCTGCAGTCCGTCGATTCCTGCAGGAATCGTGATCAGGCAGTCTCCACCAGCAGGTACCATGGTTCAGCCCGGCACCACCGTGAGTCTTCTGATCTCGACGGGTCCCTGCACCATAGAGAAGCCGGTCCCGATAGTAACAAGCTGTGATGATGTCGAGGAAGCCGGATTCGTATGCAGCAGGACCAGGCTCTGCAGCAACACGGTGCCGGCAGGCTATGTAATAACCCAGTCACCTGAGGCAGGGGCTATGGTGCTTCCCGGTTCTACAATACAGCTGGCAATTTCAACCGGATTGTGTGGTGCAACGGTTCCTGACGCAACAACCTGCGAGGAAATAACTGCCGCCGGACTCATATGCAACAGGGTGTTCTATTGCAGCGACGAAGTTCCTCAGGGCGGAGTGATAGGAATCAGTCCGCCGCCGGGTACAGGTTTAACATACGGCTCCACAGTCAACCTGATCCTCTCGAACGGCCGTTGCACGGTTCCCGTACCTGATGCGGCGAGCTGCGACGATGTGACGGCAGCAGGCTTTGTATGCAGCACAAGTTCAACGTGCAGCAACAGTATTCCGGCAGGTGGTGTGATCAGCCAGTCTCCTGCCCCGGGTACGATGGTGACTCCGGGGTCAACCGTTCAACTGATAATTTCAAGCGGTGTATGCGCCCAGGAATTGCCTGCTCCGCAGAACGTCAAGGCTTCCGATGTCATATTGACCTCGGTTACGAACCCGCTCCTTAACCATAATCTGAACGACAGGGTGAGGATAACATGGAATGCCGTGGCCAATGCGGGCAAGTATGAGATCTACCGCGCCGATTCACCGATAGGCACATACAACCTCATTGGAACGGTGGATGCTCCGACAACAACCTATGACGATATGCAGACGGAGACGCTAACTCTGCCCGACCTGCCGACCGATCTTACCGCTGCAAACATTGATGCCTATGAGCTGATTGCCCGTCCGATCATGAACGACTTCAAGAACTTCAAATACTACAAGGTGAAGGCATGCAGCACATCGCCATCATATACAAACAGCATTCTCAGCAGCTATGACGAGGGTCGCATCGATTACACTCTCGAGGAATTCTACATGGTGGCAAAGCTTGCGGCGGGTGCGCCTCTTGCAAGGGTAATGATACAGGATCCTAACCCGAACATAGGTACGGACGAAACCTATTATGATACCTGCGGCGACGGGAATGTGCACTTTACCGTTGCTCTAAGCGGATTGAGCGGGCTCATCAAGGTAATATTCACAAATTATGTGGATTCTCTTATCTACATAACGGCGCTACACTCGGTGGATTGTACTGGAAACAGGAGGATTATCATTAACGGTACGGTTTCCGGTACAGTCAATACAAGCTTCAACGGCACGTTTACAGGGAATCTTGCCTTCACCGGCAATTATGCGGGCACATTTACGAATATAAACCTGCCAGTCGTCAACAAGACTATAGGTGCAGGAACGGTTACGGTGAGATATAACGGCCAGGAAGCTGCAGGTCACGCATTTGGTTTATAG
- a CDS encoding PKD domain-containing protein, with amino-acid sequence MKRCYLVLATLFLTALWLSGCIMSVSPSTTSVITLKVGESQTFKVNGAMNGPYEWYKNDTLLSGVSGSSYTYIAEVLDKGTNKFRVQTKDQLQNKILTKEWTVEVYYNMPPIANAGPDQNVYFGNNVYLDGSASSDPEAHSLVYLWSMVSRPAGSSAELVGQYTVNPSFTPDKEGAYTIRLIVNDGEQNSAADAVVINVGTSFFPPTANAGPDQRVLFGNVVLLDGSASSDPEHDPLTYQWSMETMPAGSGATLVDPTSVNPSFMPDRKGVYTIRLVVNDGTFNSGIDTVIIEVFNTAPVAHAGDDITISDVGGTANLDGSLSTDPDGTPLTYTWTVINRPSGSNAQIVNPTSDKPTFTPDKKGGYVIKLVVTDGDLTAEDTVTVTCSNHTPVAVAGNPITIPFTQTAQLNGSASYDPDGDPLTYAWTITGRPDGSTATLSSSTAVTPTFTPDKKGIYTFSLTVKDDENISSVPDTVTVTTTNHVPVAEAGIDVNILNNHLVQLSGNGSDLDGDTLTYAWTVVTAPAGSTASFSNPAIYNPTFTPDRKGIYTLGLVVYDGEDYSLQDTVQINATNNTPVAEAGANQSVRFANRVVQLNGSGSSDLDPEDTLHYTWTLTTKPSGSSAIISNPLTVNPVITLDVPGTYVISLVVDDGTINSSVDTVTFTTPQATYTTGFEGGSLNDSAGNTWVLTSYGVMGPVGTTTDEKNSGSYGYRMKDCNNFLGDCGSGWHKLTNYSGRYIYSVSFYAVTPIYDKFPSLASGLFEGDTIRVNYEGTNFWTQYSWTANKIVTNLNFRLNGNGGATWVPHAMWFDDISVTVWD; translated from the coding sequence ATGAAGAGATGCTATTTGGTGTTGGCCACGCTGTTTTTAACGGCCTTGTGGTTGAGCGGCTGCATCATGTCAGTAAGTCCATCGACGACTTCAGTCATTACATTGAAGGTTGGCGAATCGCAGACGTTCAAAGTGAACGGTGCGATGAACGGCCCCTATGAATGGTATAAGAACGATACCCTCTTAAGCGGGGTCTCAGGATCATCCTACACCTATATTGCGGAAGTACTTGACAAGGGTACTAACAAGTTCAGGGTTCAGACCAAGGATCAGCTCCAGAACAAGATACTGACAAAGGAATGGACGGTCGAGGTCTACTACAACATGCCTCCGATCGCAAATGCAGGTCCTGATCAGAATGTTTATTTCGGCAACAACGTCTATCTTGACGGCAGCGCAAGCTCGGATCCCGAGGCCCATTCTCTGGTCTATCTATGGAGCATGGTATCCAGGCCGGCGGGCAGTTCTGCGGAACTTGTTGGCCAATATACCGTAAACCCGAGCTTTACCCCTGACAAGGAAGGTGCATACACAATCCGGCTTATAGTAAACGACGGCGAGCAGAACAGCGCGGCCGATGCAGTTGTCATTAATGTCGGTACGAGTTTCTTCCCGCCGACTGCCAATGCAGGTCCTGACCAGAGAGTCCTGTTCGGCAACGTCGTGCTTCTCGACGGCAGCGCCAGCAGCGATCCCGAACATGACCCGCTGACTTATCAATGGTCGATGGAGACCATGCCTGCGGGCAGCGGTGCTACGCTGGTGGACCCGACCAGTGTCAATCCCAGTTTCATGCCGGACAGGAAAGGAGTTTATACAATAAGGCTGGTCGTAAACGACGGCACATTCAATAGCGGTATAGACACTGTAATCATCGAAGTCTTCAACACGGCACCTGTCGCTCATGCTGGAGATGACATAACGATCTCCGACGTTGGCGGCACGGCAAATCTTGACGGCAGCTTAAGCACCGACCCTGACGGTACGCCGCTGACCTATACATGGACTGTAATCAACAGGCCGAGCGGCAGTAACGCGCAGATCGTCAACCCCACGAGCGACAAGCCGACCTTTACGCCTGACAAGAAGGGCGGATACGTGATCAAGCTGGTCGTCACCGACGGCGATCTCACTGCTGAAGACACTGTAACGGTCACCTGCTCGAACCACACACCGGTTGCAGTGGCCGGCAATCCCATCACCATCCCGTTCACCCAGACGGCACAGCTCAACGGCAGTGCCAGCTATGACCCGGACGGCGACCCGCTGACCTATGCGTGGACAATAACCGGACGTCCTGATGGGAGTACGGCTACACTCTCAAGCTCGACTGCAGTGACCCCGACATTCACGCCTGACAAGAAGGGCATCTACACCTTCAGCCTCACTGTTAAGGACGACGAGAACATCTCGAGTGTTCCCGACACTGTCACTGTAACGACCACAAATCATGTTCCCGTGGCGGAAGCGGGAATCGACGTCAACATACTCAATAATCATCTGGTGCAGCTTAGCGGCAACGGCTCGGACCTTGACGGGGATACGCTTACCTATGCGTGGACGGTTGTCACGGCCCCGGCAGGAAGCACCGCCTCGTTCTCCAATCCGGCAATATACAATCCGACATTTACGCCTGACAGGAAGGGCATATACACACTGGGACTCGTGGTATATGACGGCGAGGACTACAGTCTGCAGGATACCGTGCAGATAAACGCGACAAATAACACCCCTGTGGCCGAGGCCGGCGCCAATCAGTCAGTTCGCTTTGCGAACAGGGTGGTGCAGCTTAACGGATCAGGCTCTTCCGACCTCGACCCTGAAGACACGCTGCATTATACATGGACACTCACCACAAAACCGTCAGGCAGCTCAGCAATCATATCAAACCCGCTGACGGTCAATCCGGTAATAACCCTGGATGTACCGGGAACCTATGTGATAAGCCTGGTCGTGGACGACGGAACGATTAACAGCAGCGTCGATACCGTCACATTCACCACGCCGCAGGCAACATATACAACCGGTTTCGAGGGCGGGTCCCTGAACGACAGTGCAGGCAACACTTGGGTGCTTACGAGCTACGGGGTCATGGGACCGGTAGGGACAACGACTGATGAAAAGAATTCCGGGAGCTATGGATACAGGATGAAGGACTGCAACAATTTCCTGGGCGACTGTGGTTCCGGGTGGCACAAGCTGACCAACTATTCGGGGAGATATATCTACTCGGTGTCCTTTTATGCAGTCACTCCGATATATGACAAGTTCCCGAGCCTTGCTTCCGGTCTTTTCGAGGGTGATACAATACGGGTAAATTATGAAGGTACAAATTTCTGGACCCAGTATTCTTGGACTGCAAACAAGATCGTAACAAACCTTAATTTCAGGCTCAACGGCAACGGCGGCGCCACCTGGGTGCCCCATGCCATGTGGTTCGATGACATCTCTGTCACAGTCTGGGATTAA